From a single Carassius auratus strain Wakin chromosome 38, ASM336829v1, whole genome shotgun sequence genomic region:
- the LOC113057234 gene encoding mRNA decay activator protein ZFP36L2-like — MRNHLLLSSSEETEMSATILSAFYDIDMLYKQEKSLNMNAIHINSMLDKKAVGAPVTTSSSSANNCNSYASGFFRRNSTSNMESMTNGNKYPGSSYSSMKENAIMNKENKFRDRAYSENAQQLQQKPGSQINSTRYKTELCRPFEENGACKYGEKCQFAHGYHELRSLSRHPKYKTEPCRTFHTIGFCPYGPRCHFIHNADERRPAPSNANSVQGESPKSARGEPMSGYGQQQHQHRPKLHHSLSFSGFSSQHHHGLDSPLLESPTSRTPPPSSGSSCAASFYEDARCLGNSAFSFTGQDLKALLAPLAVHTHNGYYANLQVNMGDGLGHLQSLQRLSESPVFDSPPSPPDSISDRESYASGSLSSSGSLSGSESPTLDGGRRLPIFSRLSISDD; from the exons ATGAGAAATCATCTGCTACTGTCTTCTTCTGAAGAAACAGAAATGTCTGCGACTATCCTGTCCGCTTTCTACGACATCGACATGCTGTACAAG CAGGAGAAGAGCCTCAACATGAACGCCATACACATTAACAGCATGCTGGATAAGAAAGCAGTCGGGGCCCCGGTAACAACCTCCAGCAGCAGCGCCAACAACTGCAACTCGTACGCGTCAGGATTCTTCCGCAGAAACTCCACCAGCAACATGGAGTCCATGACAAACGGCAACAAGTACCCCGGCAGCTCCTACAGCAGCATGAAGGAGAACGCCATCATGAACAAGGAGAACAAGTTCCGCGACCGCGCCTACAGCGAGAACGCCCAGCAGCTGCAGCAGAAGCCGGGCTCGCAGATCAACTCCACCCGCTACAAGACGGAGCTCTGCAGGCCCTTCGAGGAAAACGGCGCTTGCAAGTACGGCGAGAAGTGCCAGTTCGCGCACGGCTACCACGAGCTGAGAAGCCTGTCCCGCCACCCCAAGTACAAAACCGAGCCCTGTCGCACTTTCCACACCATCGGCTTCTGCCCATACGGTCCGCGGTGCCACTTCATCCACAACGCCGACGAGCGCAGACCTGCGCCGAGCAACGCCAACAGCGTGCAGGGAGAATCCCCCAAGTCCGCCCGGGGAGAGCCGATGAGCGGCTACGGACAGCAGCAGCACCAGCACCGACCGAAACTCCACCACAGCCTCAGCTTCTCGGGTTTCTCCAGCCAGCACCACCACGGACTCGACTCGCCCCTTCTCGAGAGCCCCACGTCGCGCACTCCGCCTCCCTCCAGCGGCTCCTCCTGCGCCGCGAGCTTCTACGAAGACGCTCGGTGCCTCGGAAACAGTGCCTTCTCTTTCACCGGCCAAGACCTTAAAGCCCTGCTCGCGCCGCTGGCCGTGCACACGCACAACGGTTATTACGCAAACCTTCAGGTCAACATGGGCGACGGCCTCGGCCACTTGCAGTCCCTCCAGCGCCTGTCCGAGTCGCCGGTGTTCGACTCGCCCCCCAGCCCGCCTGACAGCATCTCTGACCGGGAGAGCTACGCCAGCGGCTCGCTCAGCTCCTCCGGAAGTCTCAGCGGCTCCGAGTCTCCCACTCTGGACGGCGGGAGGCGTTTGCCAATCTTCAGCAGGCTGTCGATTTCCGATGATTAa